The following is a genomic window from Amphiura filiformis chromosome 4, Afil_fr2py, whole genome shotgun sequence.
AGGACTTCGTGCCAGGTTTGCTCTCTATGAGCAAACTTAGCACACAGTTCACAAAGAGGAATCTGACACTTTGGCCCGTTACAGTATAGTTTCATTGGTTGGTTATTATGCATGGGGCAAAACAGCCTTTGTTCTTGTAGCTTTTTATGTCCATCCTCTTTCAAATCAACCAGAATGAGGATCTCATGATCATCCGATCCTGTATTGAATTGATGCGAAGTGATGCACTCCCGACATAAATAACGAATACAGGTGCCACAGCAGCCAATTGCTCTGGCTTGTTTGGAGCATCCTTCGCATAAAAATGCTCTGCTCTTTCCAATTATGCTTGCATTTCTACATCTACCGACTGCAACATCATCGTCAACCCCAAGATATTCTCGCATTTGTTTCACATTAAAGTTAGTCGGTAAACTATTGATGTCTTTTGAAGCAGCCTTCTTGCAGAAAGGGCAAGTGATGCGTTTCTGGCAGCCATTGATAGACCCTTGCACACAACTCGAACACAACGTATGAAGGCATGGAAGGTACTTGGGTACTCGATCGTGATCGTCGAAGGCTCTCCGACAAATGTTACAAGATAGAAATTGACGGTAGAATTTAGTGTAGTAGTCATCACATTCAACACTGCTACTGGTGGAAATGGTTCTTTCCGTCGCTAGTTGTCGTTGAAGTTTATTGGTGATGCAGTCTCCGTTGACTGCTTCAATTTCAAATACATCATTTGGGGGAGTGCCGTTCTTGTCACTGTCGATACTACTGCTTACCCATACCCCACTGTCTAGTCTTTGGTCGGAGTGCTGTACTGCTAGACCAACTTCGGCCATTTTGAGCTTCTTAATTAtctggaaaaataaaatataatagtgTGATATTACTCCTATTTATAGCTCCTATGTACATTTGCTTAACACAATATATCAGTAGCCATGAAACCACATAACATCCTCAAAAGACTGCTGATGCTGATTgtccagacaggtcaactatatcactcttaatgtgggtttATATTCCGGCCAATtataagctgatcaaactatagacttAAACAGTGTCAACTTTCTAAATGAACATATCAGTCATAACCAACAACATCGCAATAGAGAACCATGTCATAAACCTGGAGGAGCCTCAGGTGCATGAAACCGATAGGAACCAACAAATAAGGATTATCAGAGAAGCAATTCAGATTTGAACGTGGGTTGGGGACAAAAGAGACAACTTAGACATCTGAAGTTACTCTCTATAAGATCCACTTCATAGAAGAACTAAGCAACACAGGAAAAGGAGTGGTTCCCAGTAGCCATTCTGAGGAAGCCATCAGCAAAGACAGCAAAGGTTTAAATATTTTTGAGTATTTCTGGATTTGTAAATCAAACAATCTTCAATATTTTAATCTACAAGTGTACAAATCCATCTATTTCATgattgaaatttatttttgaatgaactttttacaaaattgtgGGCCTTATACAAACAAATGGTCTGTTTTTCAAAAATACATTACAGACCATCTAATTTTTTTATTCAGCAtccattttcaaaaactagatcaATTTTGCCACTGTTTAGATGTTTTTGTCTTGTGACATTTAAAATTACTTATCACGGCATTTAatataatatttgtattattatgtaTGTCAGCAAAACCAAATAACAGTATTTCAATACAGTGTGTTATCTACTTACAACATGGACgttattaaaaacaaatataaaaaagcaAATTTACTTACCAGTGTAAATAACAGCTCTCATTTTATAGTAGCACAACCTGTAACTATAAAGTGAACTGGTGTATGGAAATCAGACACAAATACGTCTATGGCTGGTGAGCCCGTCTAATTAATATAAGTATCGTTTTTCAGATGACGTTGGGAGTTGTTTATAGGATCATCTGTCAAACATACCAAGGGCGTACGATCCATATCCATGATGCCATATTGCTATTCCTGTCGGAATAAATGTGTGAAAAATATCGGTTAATtaatcagttgtgaaaatctgataatttattatgagtaattatcatgattattattcaTAATCAATGCAGGCAAAGTAACAGATGCAGTATAAATAGTATGTGTACCTGTCAATTGACCCTCTTTAATaggacactttaaaaaaaaatttagcctGGGGGTTCTTAATGTATGGGGATGTGCAACAGATTTGGGTGGTACTTTGCAGATTTAGCTGTGGATACTGGTTTGGAGAAGGGGTTCTTTTTCACAATTCTCTCTGAAATGCTGTAAAAATGcttgttttcattggtttttaaagtttgcaaaaaacATACTGGAATTTGGCTAAATTTGTGTAAATTTTCTGGAATTTTAGCAAAGTTAGCTCCATTTTGGgcagaaattatttcaaaatccAAAACATTGCATTTGGAGACTTTTTGTTTGTcaagtttgttatttttttttgggggggggggggttgcaaatCCTAGCCTCTATCCAAAGTCAAGACCCCCtcccattttaaagtttatggaAAAGGCTCTGTCTCTCTGAACATCTCTGTGATGATAATTGTAATCATAAGAACAACAAATAAATTGGGAAATAGCCCATTGTtcataataaaacaaaaccaataatcaatcaattaattgattgatttctATCACCAACTCTGCCCATGGGCGGATCTTGTTAGGTGTAAACATTAATCATTGTAATGTCATTTTGCAATTAATAGTGCAAGTTGAAGGGTAACATTCAGTGGCATACTTATGCAATTGATTGAGGGACTGAGTAGCCATGTGCATAACCAGTTTGATCATTCCAAGGGGGCAAAGTCCCAATATTGAGAAATTTCTCACGGTTGGTGGGGAAGAAGGGTTCGCTCACAGACACACTCTTGTCAGTTGCTCTTCAGACTAGTGTCAGAGGGGATATGTCATGGTATTTCAGCTTGCTTGTTTTTCTTCCTAATTGGGTGGAAAAATACAGGTCAGATTTGGAGCAAAACTAGTAGTACCAAAGAGGTAGCCAATCAAAGAGAGCCTTGAAATCAAATATTCCATGAATTTCAGCTTCTGTGTCAGCTGAGACATATTTTCACCAGGCAAAGGAAATTTGACCACAAAGGAGTGTTTTGATTTAAAATTCTGAATCTACTGCAGTACCTTGCACTATAGAAGTCCAAAGTGTGCCCAGAAACCTTTAACTATGGGAGCTGGGTGCAATGGTGCTGCCAATGGGGGAGGGGATAGGTGCCCCTATGAGAAGTCCCTCCCCTCCCCCATCATGAAGGTCCCCCCGTGGGAGGCctttttgtaatttgtaatttttagcccatttttgaccattttcgtctaagtttgcccccctggaaatttgccttgcccccctcTGAAAAGGTCCTGCCTACGCCACTGGCTGGGTGCTCACTGGGGTGGGGTTGGATGGATGGAGTAGTTGAAGTGTATCCAAAATAGGGAGTGTGGGCTTTATTGTAAAGTAAAATCCTATCAAATTATGACCTACAAAGAGAGATGGCTAAAAAAAGATTATGAAGTAACCTGACTTGGGGGAGAATTGTCACATATTTTGGACCAAGTTGACAATGACAAGAATGATATGCTTGTATGAATGTGTTTAACTGTAGATGTTGCAGCTCCTATCTGCTTAAGAATAAAAACGGGAGCTGTTGTTTACTAACAAACAATATACGGTAAAAGAAAATCTATACCTGCAATAAATAGGCTGTTTCATTACAACACTTCACAAATCTCCAAAAAAATGTTTCCATTCCTAGAATCAGATGTTGTAATGGTCGTAAAAAGCACtgaataatattatatttatgaTATGATATTATATACCGGTATATGCACATGACTGATGAGTGAGTGTTGGTGAATAATAAAGCAGCCTcatatatgtataggcctataagaccAGCTGGTCTATGGATGCATATCGTATGCAGCCAACCGGTCATCTGAtttggcatcatcatcatcaacgtaaGGTGACAGACAGATATTGACATCATTTGATATATGGATATAAAGTTTATGATCCAAAAATAATGGTTTATTAAATTGTACCGCTTCTTGGTAGTAGCACTGGCGTCATTTACGTAATATATAACAGaaatgataataaattaataattgtcattattttaTTACCATTATTTGATTTCCAACTTTTTGATGGGATTTCAAAATTTATGCCCCAAACTTGGTATAAATTAGCATATTTACGCATTTATTCTTGGTAGTGTGAtgtcatttaccatgtttacctaatATGTCCAGGAAAAAGGTCGATGATAATGTTGACAATTGTTACAGCTGGTAAGTCCATATGACATCACTTTCTACATGTcacatgacaatgatgatgatgcagTGTTCTCAATTGACGCATTTGTGTTGGCAACATTTTTTATATGTAATTTGCACATAAggttatgaattatttattaatgacttcaaatgcatattatttgtaattacaaacctttgttatttacaaacTTTTGTTGTGGGGCCAACTTAATAACAAACCACATAATTCTAGGTTTGTATGTGATAGAGGTAGATACATATCACATAATATGAAGATATTGGTTTGATTAACTAATCTTGAaattattgttttgtattttgctttatattatatggtgtttttatttttttatttattattttctctgTGTTTCTTTTTTGACTAATCACATACAGTACATACACTGCATGAAGTCATTCGAGTGGACTCAGcattaaaattactttatcaaatgcacccatcatatgaaaatgtgcAGTATTTATACAAATTTAGCCCACAATAATAACTGTTACAACAATTTTCTTGTAGTACTACAGAAAAATGCAAGCTTTAATTTGGGATTTTTTGTAAAGTAACTTTGTTAATGAAACATTACCGATAGTTTCTGTAATGTATTTTTAATGGGGCAAAGTGAATTAGGGGGTGGGGGGAAAATTTGCtgcataagggggggggggcaaactgggggaaggaaaaatattggggggggggggcaaatacccCAATAGTATTCTGAATGAATTATCATATTTGACCTAATTACCTCCCCTTAGCACCCCTACAAATAAACTGAATAAATTTGCCACCATTACAtctaatttgatttattttgacttcagatacacTGATTTTAAATACTTGTGTGTGTAAATTCTCCACTTTGAAtctcattttcataatttttatgagtgcccccctaaaaaaaaacctgaattagGTCAAATAATATGTTAAATGTCCTGGCTAAAAGCTTTGAATAAGCTGTCAAGATATTTCAGTATATAGTGCCTGTGTCAGTCACTTTTACCATGTGTGTGAGAAGGTTTTGTACTATGCAGTCATTCATATGGATGATTAAATACAATTCATTTAATATACACATGGGTTACTATCTGTCATTGGGCAAATATCACAACAATATACAGTATATGGTATTGTACATTACAAATTAAAATTGGTACTCATATAAGTTATTAGGAAGGGAGAAATATGCAACATTGATCAACATATACTATGATTTAAGTTTTAATTTCTATGTAATTCATTATATTATTTAACATATTTTGGACTAGCCTACACATTAGATGGAAACACCTTTTTGACTCATTGTTGTCCCAGCTAGTATAAGTTCAAGGAATCAACCAAATGAGTATAGTAACAGAACAATATACATTGTACTCACCGAAACTAGAGTATTATAGAAATTCCACACTCTGCTATGAAGGACCACAGTTTGCATGATCGTTAATAAAACCTGTTGGAATACAGCACACAGGCCTATGTAAAATGAAATTTCAAACTGATTTGTCACTGGAGCATATGAGAGTTTTAATACTCATGCTGCAATGCTGGTAGTTTGTGTTGGGTTGCCAGTTCCAATGATTGAAATCAGAATCGCTGGCATGGAAAGCAATAAACAACTCGAACCAGTAGTCATATTCTCTGAACAGAGTATCAACCATAAGGTTTGACAAGACCTGCTTTTCAGTTGTAATCAGATTTTCATGCACTGGCGATCATTTCTGAATAGAGTggtgtttgactataatttgATGAAACCTTAGtaacacaaacattatgtattgTTGATAGGATCCTTGAGACACCCACACTATTTGATAAGGAAATTCTCATTGTCCGCATAAATCTGTGCTCTCCAATATCCTCTTAAATCTGTGAGGGTATAAGGCCCCgaacaatcgattttgagtttcccgtcacataatttttgaaaacaagtgaggtaactttttcattattcattattcattattttcgtgactttcattatatgacaaaaTGCGAGTGTAAAACACGTTGTTATTTATTCCTCACTCACTCAAAGGATGTTTAACTGGCAAGATATAAACTTGCAAAGAGGctgcaaggtcaaaattgataccaattcctttctttttactattatttttcttatttatttataattttgtgtGATTTAAGTACAAATTTGAAATTATCCAGTTGACGTTGACATGCGATATCGTCCACTGCATGACAGTACGACCACTGTCGCATATCTTAATTGATATGTACATGACAAATCTTTAATACAAACGTCAGCAAAGTCCcatcaaattgaaatcaaaatacgaaacaattgcaattcatgaattggtaagTTTTTACAGCTCCACTATCGAATCTTGCGCCAACAAAATTAAAGGGAAACCCCCATGTGTAcgtgttttgttgatgttgaataCCGCATAGTTCTTGCAGCAATGTCATAAACACAAataattttttgctctttttgtatattaaatttaatttaaaactatgtcgaatactatttaaaaataaataattgatcaatcgggacaacaaatataaaattaacagtattaatatatttctttaattaccacaaacaacgatattgtgcaaagtcacaaacagcactgtagaattaaaaaatcagacattgaaaaatatttttgttcgaaTCGCATATTTCGTGTGCAACAGTGTCACAATAGAgcagagttgaaatatataaattttgccatttttgtacagtcaaattaatgtaaaacgataccaagtactattttaaaatatatgattgatatttatgaaaagaaatccaaaaataacagaatcaatatatttttttaaaattcgcacaAACATCACTATTCATTGTGCGATTTCGCGAACAGCACTGTAGAATCATTGATCTGCATGACAGCATTAATCTatcagtccagtatatgatacgcaCGCGTGGAAAAGGACAGCGACGCCAACATATTTACAAAGCGTTGCGAACCGGGCCTACAGGATCtaggctatcactatcagacgCCAATCAACCGGCCGCAATGAGTTTACTGCCGGTAGCGAAatcgatgttttgaatttgatttttccactaaaaatgcacGGATTTCAtcggttttttttgcaaaaatgataagattttatttttatttttcgaaaatcgcaataatgaattcaagtgcgggcccgaaaatgaagtgcgggcgggcgacgggaaactcaaaatcgactttgccaGGCCTAATAGAGAAAAGCTTGTGACAACAAATTAATGACATGGAGAGCTATTCAGAAATACACTATAGACATGGTAAACATGCTGACAAAAAGAAGTGACTCAACAGGTTTGTTTTCAACCTGCAACTATTTGTGATTGTGATGATACATTGACACATTAACAAATactgattttaaagaaaaataaatttaatGGTCTTGCCTAGCTACTTTCTTAAAGTGATTTGTaacttttttttgtaaattgattccataaaatggtacatttttgaaaaataacttgCAATTATTTTGGGGGGGGTAGAGCTGGTCATGTTTATTGATATGATGAAACTTGCTCAGTAAAGGGAATTAGTATTATAAAGACTGAAAAATGTATGCAATTCGTCAAACACAATGAGCAGGTGTCTGGAAACAGgacactttaaaaataaaattgaaattacttTTTTTACAGTATGAAAACGAGCACATTATTTAGGTTTTATGCAAAAGGATGCAGATGATTAATATTCATGTTGTATTTGAATATTTTATGGCCGATTGTTGTATTAGTAGAATCCTGGGCAGAGAGTGAAGCTAAAGCCATATTACCACCAACAGATTATGAGCTCATCTGTGTTAACAGTAATGTTATAACttgtagggataaccatcaaaatttcatgttgcccctattgctacaaaatattgttttctggatagaactcatcaatagaagtattttggtggttaaattgtcaaaatcggtcaaaaacttttggaattatgaattttcaaagtttcccattctgaccggtcattggaacgaaataaaatgacaaggtccaaaaatatcaattgggagcaaaattggcataagcatatatttacctttatatatttttttattttaacatatatgcaaacatgaaacaagcatattgtgaaagtatcaaaggagTTTCTTacgaaatggcactttactagtcaatggcataaattattttttcaaaccgaggcattgaaatcatgcatttagagaacattttgccaaaaatcatccaagatggccgatatggcacaaaatcaaaattgcaaaatcaaagtccaggtaatcatttttttttcacaaccaaaaa
Proteins encoded in this region:
- the LOC140150819 gene encoding E3 ubiquitin-protein ligase TRIM33-like — protein: MAEVGLAVQHSDQRLDSGVWVSSSIDSDKNGTPPNDVFEIEAVNGDCITNKLQRQLATERTISTSSSVECDDYYTKFYRQFLSCNICRRAFDDHDRVPKYLPCLHTLCSSCVQGSINGCQKRITCPFCKKAASKDINSLPTNFNVKQMREYLGVDDDVAVGRCRNASIIGKSRAFLCEGCSKQARAIGCCGTCIRYLCRECITSHQFNTGSDDHEILILVDLKEDGHKKLQEQRLFCPMHNNQPMKLYCNGPKCQIPLCELCAKFAHREQTWHEVLDLAKVAEKSQLQLRERIEKSLSQWDPLESLLVNIHEELDQLDSNAAQAELEITAFFAQRRSELDKREQALIKAVHDSKNNMSQHLKKQKEAAEMTIASVTAMCNFADVALEEDSQVETVMALQRLKPVLDVLATRDFHTKPLSNSLVKFRHDHNSAEIFHRLAVKDLGKVQTSDVVPFSPTPQHARICQS